In Juglans regia cultivar Chandler chromosome 13, Walnut 2.0, whole genome shotgun sequence, the following proteins share a genomic window:
- the LOC108993374 gene encoding LOW QUALITY PROTEIN: protein HIGH ARSENIC CONTENT 1, mitochondrial (The sequence of the model RefSeq protein was modified relative to this genomic sequence to represent the inferred CDS: substituted 1 base at 1 genomic stop codon): MDATKGPEEVATVDVHAAKDLLGSGHSYLDVRTVEEFNKSHIXKALNVPYMFITQQVKNPHFLAQVEAICQKDDHLVVGCNSGGRSLRASVDLLKVGYEHVTNMGGGYSAWVDSGLAGGDKPADELKTACKFRP; the protein is encoded by the exons ATGGATGCCACCAAGGG GCCTGAAGAGGTTGCGACTGTAGATGTGCATGCTGCCAAAGATCTTCTGGGTTCAGGTCACAGCTATTTAGATGTGAG GACAGTGGAGGAGTTCAACAAGAGCCACATCTAAAAGGCACTGAATGTCCCTTACATGTTCATCACCCAACAAG TTAAAAACCCCCACTTTCTCGCACAAGTAGAGGCCATTTGCCAGAAGGATGATCATTTAGTCGTG GGTTGCAATAGCGGAGGCAGATCACTGCGTGCTAGTGTTGATCTTCTTAAGGTG GGCTACGAGCATGTGACCAATATGGGAGGGGGTTATTCAGCATGGGTGGACAGTGGCCTTGCTGGCGGTGACAAACCAGCAGACGAGCTCAAAACGGCTTGCAAGTTCCGCCCTTGA